In a genomic window of Mycolicibacter heraklionensis:
- a CDS encoding MCE family protein: MRLAAAILGAILLAATVFTYLSYVSVFSSTDKVTVTSPRAGLVMEQDAKVKYRGIQVGKVKSIKYSGDQAKLFLAIDSSAMRQIPSNAAVHIAGNTIFGAKSVEFVPPPVPSGATLRNGANVQASDVQLEVNTLFQKLTDVLDKIDPVQLNGSVSALAEGLRGNGDNLGGLLSGLNSYLGKFNPKLPQLQSGFAKTAVVGNIYGDAAPDLATTIDNVPAISKTLVDQRENLNKALLATTGLANNGYDTFAPAADDFIAGIQRFRAMTSLLAEYSPEFGCLFKGIQNAMERFGPSLGGTKPALYVQSSFIPGVPAYTYPESLPVANATGGPNCRGLPDIPSKQYGGSWFRSPFLVTDSAYIPFQPNTEVQFDAPSTAQFLFNGAFAERDEY, from the coding sequence GTGAGGCTTGCTGCGGCAATCCTCGGTGCGATCCTGCTTGCCGCCACCGTGTTCACCTACCTGTCCTACGTGTCGGTGTTCAGCTCCACCGATAAGGTCACCGTCACCTCGCCGCGCGCCGGCCTGGTGATGGAACAGGACGCCAAGGTCAAGTACCGCGGTATTCAGGTCGGCAAGGTCAAGTCGATCAAGTACTCCGGCGACCAGGCCAAGCTGTTCCTGGCCATCGACAGCTCCGCGATGCGCCAGATCCCGTCGAACGCGGCGGTGCATATCGCCGGCAACACCATCTTCGGGGCCAAGTCGGTGGAGTTCGTTCCGCCGCCGGTGCCCTCGGGTGCGACGCTGCGCAACGGCGCGAACGTGCAGGCATCCGACGTGCAGCTGGAAGTCAACACCCTGTTCCAGAAGCTGACCGACGTGCTGGACAAGATCGACCCGGTTCAGCTCAACGGGTCGGTCAGCGCGCTGGCCGAGGGCCTGCGGGGCAACGGTGACAACCTGGGCGGGCTGCTCTCCGGGCTGAACAGCTACCTCGGAAAGTTCAATCCGAAACTGCCCCAGTTGCAGTCGGGCTTCGCCAAGACCGCGGTCGTCGGCAACATCTACGGAGATGCCGCCCCGGACCTGGCGACGACCATCGACAACGTCCCGGCGATCAGTAAGACCCTGGTCGATCAGCGGGAGAACCTGAACAAGGCATTGCTGGCGACCACCGGGCTGGCCAACAACGGCTACGACACCTTCGCCCCGGCCGCCGACGACTTCATCGCCGGGATCCAGCGCTTCCGCGCCATGACCAGCCTGCTCGCCGAATACTCGCCGGAGTTCGGCTGCCTGTTCAAGGGAATTCAAAATGCCATGGAGCGATTCGGTCCGTCGCTGGGCGGCACCAAGCCGGCTTTGTATGTGCAGTCCAGCTTCATCCCGGGCGTACCGGCCTACACCTACCCGGAGAGCCTACCGGTGGCCAACGCGACCGGCGGACCGAACTGCCGCGGCTTGCCGGACATCCCCAGCAAGCAGTACGGCGGCTCCTGGTTCCGCTCACCGTTCCTGGTGACCGACAGCGCCTACATCCCGTTCCAGCCCAACACCGAGGTCCAGTTCGACGCACCCTCCACCGCGCAGTTCCTCTTCAACGGCGCCTTCGCGGAACGGGATGAATACTGA
- a CDS encoding MlaE family ABC transporter permease — translation MSYDATLRFRRMFRGVPKAVDTFGEQALFYAESIRYVPNALTRYRKETVRLIAEITMGTGALAIIGGTVGVATFLTLASGGVIAVQGFSSLGNIGIEALTGFLSAFLNVRIVAPVVAGIALAATIGAGTTAQLGAMRVAEEIDAVESMAVHAVSYLVSTRLVAGLIAIIPLYSLSVLAAFFAARSTTVFINSQSPGLYDHYFDTFLIPTDLLWSFLQAIIMSVAVMLVHTNYGFNAAGGPVGVGIAVGQAVRTSLVVVVVITLFVSLAVYGGSGNFNLSG, via the coding sequence ATGAGCTACGACGCCACATTGCGGTTCCGGCGGATGTTCCGCGGGGTGCCCAAGGCCGTCGACACCTTCGGCGAGCAGGCCCTGTTCTACGCCGAATCGATCCGGTACGTCCCCAACGCGCTGACCCGGTACCGCAAGGAAACCGTCCGGCTGATCGCCGAGATCACCATGGGTACCGGCGCGCTGGCCATCATCGGCGGCACGGTCGGGGTGGCCACCTTCCTCACCCTGGCCTCCGGTGGAGTTATCGCCGTCCAGGGCTTCTCTTCGCTGGGCAACATCGGCATCGAGGCGCTGACCGGCTTCCTGTCGGCGTTCCTCAACGTGCGGATCGTTGCGCCGGTGGTCGCGGGGATCGCGCTGGCCGCCACCATCGGGGCCGGCACCACCGCCCAGCTCGGCGCCATGCGTGTCGCCGAGGAGATCGACGCCGTCGAGTCGATGGCGGTCCATGCGGTGTCCTATCTGGTGTCCACTCGGCTGGTGGCGGGCCTGATCGCGATCATCCCGCTGTACTCACTGTCGGTGCTGGCCGCCTTCTTCGCCGCCCGGTCCACCACGGTGTTCATCAACTCGCAGTCACCGGGCCTCTATGACCACTACTTCGACACCTTCCTGATCCCCACCGACCTACTGTGGTCCTTCCTGCAGGCGATCATCATGTCGGTCGCGGTGATGCTGGTGCACACCAACTACGGCTTCAACGCGGCCGGCGGCCCCGTCGGGGTAGGCATCGCGGTCGGTCAAGCCGTGCGGACGTCGTTGGTCGTGGTGGTCGTCATTACGCTGTTCGTTTCACTTGCCGTCTACGGCGGCTCTGGCAACTTCAACCTCTCGGGCTAG
- a CDS encoding MlaE family ABC transporter permease, translated as MIEQLTVPARAVGGFVEMSLETFRAMFRRPFQYREFLDQTWMIARVSLLPTVLVAIPFTVLVAFTLNILLREIGAADLSGAGTAFGTITQLGPVVTVLVVAGAGATAICADLGARTIREEIDAMRVLGIDPIQRLVVPRALASTFVALLLNGLVCAIGLVGGYVFSVFLQGVNPGAFINGLTVLTGLGELVMAEIKALLFGTAAGLIGCYRGLTAKGGPQGVGNAVNETVVYAFICLFVINVVMTAISVRVLVK; from the coding sequence TTGATCGAACAGCTCACGGTTCCGGCTCGGGCCGTGGGCGGGTTCGTCGAGATGTCCCTGGAGACCTTTCGGGCGATGTTCCGCCGGCCCTTCCAGTACCGTGAGTTCCTCGACCAGACCTGGATGATCGCCCGGGTGTCGCTGTTGCCGACAGTGCTGGTCGCGATCCCCTTCACCGTGCTGGTGGCCTTCACCCTCAACATCCTGCTGCGCGAGATCGGCGCTGCCGACTTGTCCGGTGCCGGAACCGCGTTCGGCACCATCACCCAGTTGGGCCCGGTCGTCACCGTGCTGGTGGTGGCCGGCGCGGGCGCGACCGCTATCTGCGCGGACCTGGGCGCACGGACCATCCGCGAAGAGATCGACGCGATGCGGGTGCTCGGTATCGACCCGATCCAGCGATTGGTGGTGCCCCGGGCCCTGGCGTCGACGTTCGTCGCCTTGCTGCTCAACGGGCTGGTGTGTGCGATCGGCCTGGTCGGCGGCTATGTGTTCTCGGTCTTCCTGCAGGGCGTCAATCCCGGTGCCTTCATCAACGGGCTGACCGTGCTCACCGGGCTCGGCGAGCTGGTGATGGCCGAGATCAAGGCGCTGCTGTTCGGCACGGCCGCCGGTCTGATCGGGTGTTATCGCGGGCTGACCGCCAAGGGCGGGCCCCAGGGCGTAGGCAACGCGGTCAATGAGACCGTCGTCTACGCCTTTATTTGTCTGTTCGTCATCAACGTCGTCATGACCGCGATCAGCGTCCGGGTGCTGGTCAAATGA
- a CDS encoding 3-oxoacyl-ACP reductase, whose product MTDNAIDLTGKVAVVTGAAAGLGRAEAIGLARSGATVVVNDIASALESSDVIDEIAAAGGKGVPVAGDISQRSTADELVSTADGLGGLNIVVNNAGITRDRMLFNMSDDDFDAVIAVHLRGHFLLTRNAAAYWRQKAKDSDGTVYGRIINTSSEAGLMGPVGQANYGAAKAGITALTLSASRALSRYGVTANAICPRARTAMTADVFGEAPEGAAGDVDPLSPEHVVTLVRFLASPASAAVSGQVFVVYGPEVTLMAAPTVERKFGADGQAWDPAVLSDTLANYFAGRDPARTFSASELMSGD is encoded by the coding sequence ATGACTGACAACGCGATCGACCTGACCGGCAAGGTCGCAGTGGTGACCGGCGCGGCCGCCGGCCTGGGCCGAGCAGAGGCGATCGGGTTGGCCCGCTCCGGGGCGACGGTGGTCGTCAACGACATCGCGTCGGCGCTGGAGTCCTCGGACGTCATCGACGAGATCGCCGCGGCTGGCGGCAAGGGTGTGCCGGTGGCCGGTGACATCAGTCAGCGGTCCACCGCCGACGAGCTCGTCAGCACCGCCGACGGCCTGGGCGGGCTGAACATCGTCGTCAACAATGCCGGGATCACCCGGGACCGGATGTTGTTCAACATGTCCGACGACGACTTCGACGCCGTGATCGCAGTCCACCTTCGTGGACATTTCCTGCTGACCCGAAACGCGGCCGCCTACTGGCGGCAGAAGGCCAAGGACAGCGATGGGACCGTTTACGGCCGCATCATCAACACTTCCTCGGAGGCCGGCCTGATGGGTCCGGTCGGGCAGGCCAACTATGGCGCGGCCAAGGCGGGGATCACCGCGCTGACGCTCTCGGCCAGCCGGGCGCTGAGCCGCTACGGCGTGACTGCCAACGCGATCTGCCCGCGGGCCCGCACCGCGATGACCGCCGATGTATTCGGCGAGGCCCCGGAAGGCGCTGCGGGAGATGTCGATCCTTTGTCGCCCGAGCACGTGGTGACATTGGTCCGGTTCTTGGCATCGCCGGCCTCGGCTGCGGTCAGCGGTCAGGTTTTTGTGGTCTACGGACCTGAGGTAACCCTGATGGCCGCGCCGACCGTGGAACGGAAGTTCGGCGCGGACGGGCAGGCGTGGGATCCAGCCGTGTTGTCCGACACGCTGGCCAATTACTTCGCCGGCCGTGACCCGGCCCGGACGTTCTCCGCGTCCGAACTGATGTCCGGCGATTAG
- a CDS encoding ferredoxin, producing MRVEVDLDRCEGNAICVGIDPELFDLNDDEQAEVKFAPVPADREAHAEQAIAECPRAALRRVDD from the coding sequence ATGCGAGTTGAAGTAGATCTGGATCGTTGCGAGGGCAACGCGATTTGCGTCGGAATCGACCCCGAGCTGTTCGATCTCAACGACGACGAGCAGGCAGAGGTCAAATTCGCTCCGGTCCCGGCCGACCGGGAAGCCCACGCCGAGCAGGCCATCGCCGAGTGCCCGCGGGCCGCGCTGCGCCGCGTCGACGACTAG